CAGCTTCGCCCGTAGGCCTCTTACTGATCAGAGTACACCCGCGTGCTCTGTTCCTTCGTGATCGGCTCGGTCACTTCGTCGGCGAGCACCATGATCTTCGCGCGTTGATCGCCCGCTTGCAGGCCTTGGAGCTGGACCTGGAACTTCGCTTCAGCCCGCGGCGCGAGTTGCGGGATCGGCGCGAACGCGATGCGGTCTTGCAGCACTTGCGATTGCGTGGCGCCGTTGCCGGCTACGCCCCGCAAGCCTTGCGGCATCACGACCTGCACTTGGACGTTCGCCGCAGCCTTCGAACCTTGGTTGACGACGGTGATCTCGTACGAGGTGTCGCGCCCGACTTCGACGGCGCCTTCCGAGGCCTTCACTTCGAACGAAAGAGCCACGAGACCTTCGACGGTGAGGCTCGTTTCGGTGCGATCTTCCAGGCCGCGGTCAGCGCGGGTGGCGACTTGCACGGTGTGCTGGCCCGGCTCGACGGGGAGCGCCGTGAGCTGGATCGTGCCGCGCTCGTTGGCGGGGAGTTCGGCCAGGCTCCAGTGGACGCTGTGCGACTTGGCGTCGTACTCGCCGTGGTTGTTCGCTTCCTTAAACTTCAGCCCTGGCGGCAGCTTCGTGATGATCTCCAGTTCCTTAGCCGAGGCGGTGCCGGGGTTCTCGATGTTGACGGTGTAGGTGGCCGGGCGATCGAGGTATCGCATCTTCGGGCCGTCGATTGAAACCTTGAGCGCGGGGGCGACGACTTCGAACTCGCAGCTCGCTTGGACTTCGAGGCTCGCGTCGGCGCGGGCGGTCATCGTGTTGACGATGCGGCCCGCTTCCTCGGCGGTGAGCAGCAGGTCGAGTTGCTTCGAAGCGCCTGGTAGTAGCGAGCCGACTTCGAACTCGAGCGCCGGGCCCGCTTCGTGCGAGACGCCGGCCGGGATCGTTTCGAGCAGCATGACGCCGGTCGCTTCGCCGCTGCCGGGGTTCGAGACTTCGATTTGGACAAGCTGCTTCTCGCCAGCCATCACGCGCGGCGGCGCGGTGAGGCGCAGGGCGAGTTCAGGCTTCGTGCAACGGACCTTCGCTGAGGCTTGCGCGGCAAACGTCACGGTGGCGACGCTGCCTAGTTCGCCTTCGGTCTTCGGCAGGAGTTGCATCTCGACGATACGCTCTTCGCCTGGCGCCATCGCGCCGAGATCCCACTGGACGCGCGAGCCGGCGACCTGCGCCTTGGGCGCCGTGCCGACGAGTTGCGTGCCGAGCGGCACCTCGTCGTGCACCTGCACGCCCTGCACCGTTTGCTTGCTGTTGTTCTGCACGCGGACGGCGAAGTTGCACGGACGGCCGACTTGGATTTCAGTCGGCGTTTGCTTTTGGATAGTGATCGCGGGGCTTTGCAGCCCTTCGAGGTCGCGGCTGCCCGGTTGGCCCGAACCATCGGCGGCGGCGAGGCCGGGAGTTGGCGTCGGCGTGATATCGGTTGACGGTTGCAGTGCCGCGGGATGTTGGGCGGCCGGTTGCTCGGCCGCAGCGCTTGCGGGGGCGTGATGTTGAGCGCGAAGCTGATTCGCGGATTGCGAGACTTCGTTGGCGAACGACGGCTCAGTGCGGGAAGCGACTTCCATCGGCGCGGCGGCTTGAGCGCCGAAGGGGTTCGCCGGCGGCGCGGCCATTGTCGGTTCAGCAGCGGCAACGGCGGCGGGAGCCGGAGCGTCGGCGTGGTACGACTGAATCTCCGGCGCGGGCTGTGGTTGGAACTCCGCCGGGATCGGCGTCGCGGCAGGGGCTGGGGCTGGCGTTTCGGCGAGCGTTGGTTCGTGGGGCGCGGGCGTCGTCTCGGCGGGGCCGAAGGCGGCGGCAGCGTTGGCTGCGGCGGCGCTCGCTTCGGGAGCGGGGGCCGGCGCCGGGGCGGCTTCGCCGTAGCGGCCGCCCGATTGGAATGGGTTCGATGACAATGCCACCGGATTCGACGGCGCCGCGGCTTCAGCCGAGGGGGCCGGCGTCTCGCTCACAGGAGCGGTGTGCGAGGCGGTGCGGAGCTTGTTCGGGCCGGGCTCTTGGCCGCGGGTGACTTCGGCCGCGTTCGGCGTCATGTCGACCGGGGCCGCGGCGGCGAAGGGATTCTGAGCGGGGGCGAGTTCGGCGGCGCTGCGCGGCGTGTCGACTTCGTCGGCGTCGGGCGCAGCGACTGGCGCTTGCGGAGCCGGCATGGGCGCGGCAGCGTAACGGTTGTTTGATGCTTCGGCTGGATACGCGGCAGACTCGGGGCCGGCGGCGAAGAGTTGTTTGATTTGCTCGCTCTGTCCTGCCGAAGCGGGAGCAGCGAAGGGGTCGACGGCCTCCACGGCTTGCTGATCGCCGCGCGGCGCCGTGGCCGGCACGGCGAAGTGGTAGACGCCAAAGCCGCCGCCGGCGAAGACTCCCGACGCGAGCGTCCAGGGAATGAGGCGGCTGACGAGACGGCGCGGCGCGGGTGCGGAGATGGTTTCCATACCAAGAACCCCGATGGTCGATTAGCGAGTCGCGACTGCGGCGGAAGATCGCTCTGCCAATCCGTGCAGAGGCGGGAAATCTTCAGCGCAGGCAAATGGTTACGCTGCCGAAAGTTCGGCAGAGGCGTCGGGTGGTACCAAATCGCTGCGCAGGGGTGAAGAGCAGTTGCGGTTTGGAGCGACTGTGGGAGGCGTCTCCGACGCCGATTACGCTTACCACTGCAGGCCGACGCTGTCCCGTTACGCCGCTTCGGCGTCGGAGACGCCTCCCACAAAATGAGATGGGCGTGCTAGCGTGACAGCATTTCACTGCCCACTGCCCACTGCCCACTTACTTCGCGTAGGAGAGTGCTAGCAGCACGTAGCCCGTGGCGAGGTTCGGATCGGCCTCGAGCCAGCGTTCGTTCGCGTTGGCCCAGCTGCCGTCGTCTTTCTGGCGGGCGGCCAGCGCTGCGACGAGTTCGCTCTTCCAATCGTGCTTGTCGCCATCTTTCTCGGCGAACGACGACTCGCCATAGGCGCTCAGCGCTTTGGCGAACGTGTGGAAGTAGTAGTAGAGGCCCGAGTCGCCCATGCCCGGATTCTCTTCGAGCGAGTAGTGCTGCTGCAGCCACTCGACGGCTGCTTTCACGCGCGGGTCGTCCTTGTCGACTCCGGCGTAAAGCATGCTCTTCAGGCCGGCGTAGGTCATCGAGCCGTAGCTGCGGAGGCCGCCGTTGGGGAGCGCCCCGGCCTGGCTCGAACCTCCCTGGGCGATCGTGTAGTAAAAGCCGCCGTCGGGGTTGAGCGCGGGGAACTTTGTTTCGTTGTACTTGCTCGGCAGGTTCTGGCAGCGGGAGACGAACACGAGGGCCCGCTGCACCGCTTCGTCGTCGGCGGGCGTGTCGAGCGCTTGGAGGGCGTCGAGCAGGAAGGTGGTGTTCGAGAGGTCGGGGCGAGCGTGCCCGCCGTAACCTGCTCCGCCGTAGAAGTCACTCGACTCGGGGTGGTCTTCGTCGCTGTCCCACTGAATGTGCTTCACGTAGGCGCCGGCGTTCTTGAGCAGCTCGTCGTATTTGCCGGCGCCGTTCGCCTTTTTGAACGCGCGGATCGCCATGCAGGTTTCGTAGTTGCTGTACTTCGACCCTTCGGCGGCGATGGCGCCGTCGGTGCGGGCGAAGGTCTTCAAATAGTCGAGCGCTTTGGCGACCGTGGGATCGCTCGCGGGGATGCCGTTCTCCAGGAGGCCAGTCGCGACGATCGCCGTGATGCCGGGGCCGGCTTGCTTGCTAAAGGAACCGTCGTCGGCTTGCGACTTGCGCAGGAACTCGACGCCGCGGTCGACGAGTTGCTGGGCGGTCGGCGCGGCGGCCGTCGCCGATTGGGCGGACGCTGTATCAAGCGAGTTGATGATCAGCGATGCTGCGAAGAGAAGAGCGACGATTCGCATGGTTCGTTCCTTGAAGTCAAAGGACGCGCAGGGATTAGTGCGAGTAGGGCGCGCCTGAACTCGCTGCCGCATTCTAGCCCCGGGCTCTGCCCGGGGGTTGCGCAACGCGCGGCAACGTCTACCGGAGTGGAAGCAGACCCCCGGGCGAAGCCCGGGGCTAGGGATGGCCGTGCGTAGATTATCCCGCCATAAGTGCGGAATTACAAACCCCTCAAATCGGCCACTGCCCCGCGGTGCGCGCGACCCCGGTGGCTGCTTCTAGCGGACGATCGCCAGGATGTCGTCCGCGTTGAGGATCAGCAGTTTCTCCTCGTCGATCGTCACCTCGGCGCCCGAGTAGCTGCTGAAGACGACGCGGTCGCCTTCGTTCACTTCGTGCGGGGCGCGGGTGCCGTCGGGCAGCATCAGGCCGTCGCCGACGCTCAGGACGCGGCCTTGTTGCGGCTGTTCGCGCGCCGCGTCGGGGAGCAGAATTCCGCCCGCCGTTTTCTCCGCCGACTCGAGACGCTTCACAACTAACTTGTCGCCCAGGGGGACAACTTTCATGGCGGTAGGCTCAATCTAAATGAGGTTCGAGTCGGTTTCGCGGAGCGTGTCTCGGCCGGTAATCCCGGCGAGGGGCCGCGTCAGGGCGACAAGGGCTCCATTTCACACTGAATGGAGGGTCGATATCAAGCGGTTACCGCCATCGACGCCAAGAAAAGTAGCCAACCGACCAGTAGCAGGCTGGACAGGATGAGCTGGAATCGGCTCCCCCGCGGGCGGAGGGGAGCAGCGGGCGGGGCGACTTTCGAGCCCTTGCGGCGACTCACGACCGCGGCTCCTCGAAGGCGTCGGCCGCCGAGATTTGGAAGCTGTGTTGGAAGCCTTCGTCGAATTCAAAGACGTCGTCAAAGTCTTCGCGGCGATCGTCAGGCGTTTTGCGCATTTGGCCGATCTCGATCAGGTTGAAGACGATCTCGCCGAAGTCGCCGGTGCGGCGGATGCCCCAGTGGTTGAGGACCTGCTTGGCGAGGTAGCCGTACTGCTGGTGGGCGTAACGGCGCATCGCTTCGCAGAGTTGCTGCCCGGTGACGTGGCGTTCGGGCTGCTCGTCCGAGTCGTCGGCATCGAAGTCGGGATCGACGCCGAGGCCCATTTTCTCTTGGGCGAAGCGCAGCGATTCGAAGACGAACACGTAGGCGTCGAAGTGGTAACGCCGGTCGTGCCGCAACAGTTCGGCAATCGGGTGAGCGGGGTCAAGCATTGGTGGTCTCGAGGAAGTCGACGCGCGGCCGTGCGGGTGCTCGTCGTCTCTATGGTGAATTATACGGCAGGTTCTCTGGTGGGGAGCGCTGAATCTGGTTCTTCACCACGAAGTTGCGAACGCTCTAAGGGGCCCGCTTTCCTTCGTGGTTTACTCTTCATTGCCCGGCGTTTCATCGGCCGGTCGCTCTGCCTGGGCTACGCCGCCGCCGTTGTCTTCTGTTTGCTCTTGTGCTCCGTGCGCTGGCTTCGGTTTGCCGCGACCGCCTCCGCCGCTGCGGCTGAGGACGGTCATCACGTCGGACGCGTCGATCATGATTCGACGCATGTCTTCCATCTGCACGAGAAGCTGGCCCGCCAAGATCTCCTGGGCGAGCACCTGAGCCTTCCCTTTATTCGTGATAATCTGGGCCCCCACGGGCGGCAAGTCTTTTTGCAGCTCCTGATAGACGTCGAACTCATAGCGGAGGCAGCATTTTAGCCGTCCGCAGCGGCCCGAAATTTTGCTGGGGTCGAGCGTCGCCTTTTGCAACTTTGCCATCCGCATCGATACAGGCGGCATTTCCGACAGGTGGGTGTTACAGCAGACCGGTTTGCCGCAGTCGCCGTAGTCGGCCAGCAGCTTCGCTTCGTCGCGGACGCCGATCTGGCGCATCTCGATGCGGGTTTGGAATTCCTTCGCCAAATCCTTGACGAGTTGGCGGAAGTCGATGCGGTCTTCAGCGAGGTAGTAGACGACAACGCGCTCGCCGCCGAAGAGGCGTTCGATGTCGATCAGCTTCATGTCGAGTTGCAGCTGCGCGATGCAGTCGCGGCAGAGCTTGTGCTCGCGTTCTTCCTGCTCGGCGAGACGACGGATCTCGCGCTTGTCCTCTTCCGATTGCTCGTGGAGGATCTGACCCCCCTTGGGATCGGTCATGTTGGAGACGACGTGCTCGGTCGCTTCGCAGAGGACTTCGCCGGTCTCGATGCCGCGCTGGGTGCGGATGATGACTTGCATGCCGCGCGCGAAGGTCTCGCCTGATCGCGTGCCGAGCACGCTCAGGTTTCGCATGACGCCATGTCTCACGACGTACTTGGGCATGGAGGGCAGTATATCCGGCAGCCCCGGAAGCGGCCATGCCGCATAAACGGCCGCGCGGGCGGAGCTGGCATTTGCCGGGGAAAGGCAACCGCCAAGGACGCCAAGAGCGCCAAGGAAATACGGAGAAAGTGGTGGAACCGCCGGCGGCTTGCGGCTCTGTTTGTGGGAGGCGTCTCCGACGCCGAAGCCGGTCGCTACACCAATCAGTTGTGGTAGCTCAGCGCGGCTTCGGGGTCAGAGACCCCTCCCACAGACTTTCTTACGCACGGTTCCTGCTGTTTCTGAATGTCACCCAGCGGCGGGTGGCGATATGATAGGCGGCTCCCCTTCTCTGCACCTTTGGGAGTCTCGATCGATGTTGACTTTTCGTCGCCGACTTTTCCTGTGCGTGGCCCTGCTGGCACTCTCCCCTACTCTGCCGATGAATGCTCAATCGCCTGCTGCTCCCGCTGTAACGAACGCCGACTTGTTTGAAGCTCTTGAGTTCAAGGGCGCCGACGGCGAGGTGTTGAAGTACCGGCTGCTGAAGCCGATCGACTTCGACGCCAAGGCGAAGGAGAAGTATCCGCTCGTGCTGTTCCTGCATGGCGCCGGCGAACGCGGCGATGACAACGAACGGCAGCTCATCTGGGGCGGCAAGGAACTCGGCGACGAAACGCTGCGGCGCCGTTACCCGGCGTTCGTGCTCGTGCCGCAATGCCCGAACGATGCGGTGTGGGCGCAGATTCGTTGGAACGGAGACGAAGCGAAGCCCGACAAGATGAGCGGGCCGTTAGGGCTGTCGCTCGAGCTGATTGAATCGCTGAAAAAGGAGTATCCGATCGACGAGAATCGGCTCTACGCCGTGGGCCTCTCGATGGGGGGCTTCGGCACGTGGGATCTGTTGGAGCGGAAGCCTGGCTACCTGGCCGCGGCGGTTCCGATTTGCGGCGGCGGCGATCCGAAGAACGTCGGAGCGTACAAGTCGACGCCGATCTGGGTCTTCCACGGCGACGCCGACGACGTGATCAAGCCGGAACTCTCGCGCGAGATGATCGCCGCGCTCAAGGCAGCGGGCGGCACGCCGATCTACACCGAGTACCCCGGCGTGGGGCACAACTCCTGGTCGCCGACGTTTGAGAATCGGGGGACTTGGGATTGGTTGTTTGCTCAGCGTAAGTCTGATTAATTAAAAACAGATCTCACGCAAAGGCGCGAAGGCGCAAAGGAAATACAAGCAAGAAGTTTCTTCTTTGTGCCTTCGCGCCTTTGCGTGAGATCATTCTGTTTTAGGCATCGCGGGAGTCACTTCCTCGCCCGGGCGGTAGCTGCGGACGGCATGCCTCAACACTTGGGCTTCGGTGAAGCGTTCGGTCTTCAATCGTTGCTCGGCCAGCAGTTTGGATTGGTCGAAGTAGTGCGGCGAGCGCGGGTCGCCGCTCACGCCGAAGGGGACAAGGCTCGCGCCGCGGACGCCCTCGGGGGCGAACTCCCACGCGGCGAGGTACGAGACGCCCGCCATGCCGTATCGTTTGCGCTGCGAGATCACCAGCGGGATGTCGATGCTCGGCGAGTAGTACTGCGTGAGCGCGACGCCCATCGGGCCGTGGCCGCCGATGCAGGGGAGACTTGGGCCGCCGTCGACGAAGCGGGCGTCGGTGAGATCGGCGACGCGCGAGGTTCGCTGCGAGCGGTAGAGTTCGCCGTACGGAACCTTCCAATCGCCATGGAAATCAACGAGCCCTTCTGCGGCTCGCACGAGCGCGGCGAGTTGCTTCTCTGGCTTGTCGACGAACTGCGCACGCATCGTTTCGCCCGGGTAGCTGGGGCCGTAGAGGAGTTCGTACCACGCGGTGCAAAGCGTCGCTGCGGTCGAGTCGGCGGTGATGCGGCCATCCCACGCGAGGAGGTGTTCGAGGTAAGGTCGCACTTGCTCAGCCGCCTTTGGATCGGCTGCTTTTAGTTTTTCGAGTTCGGCGGCGTACTTCGGCAGTTCCTGGCGAGCCCAGTAAACTTCGGTGTCGAACGCGAGTCGCTGCCAGTCGGCGAACGTGATCTTGTTGACGCCGCGGAGCAGTTCGAGCGAGCGGAGCGAACGGCGATTGCGAACCTCGCCGTCGCCGACCATGTACTTGGGGAAGTCTTGCGGCTGGGGGTTGCCGCCGTCGGTCACTTGGAACGGCGTCGAGTTGCAGTTCTGCAAGAAGCCGGCGCCGGGGTTCGAGACTTGCGGCAGCTCTTCGAGTTCGTGCACGCCGAGCCACTCGGCCGCGGGGTCGGCGCCGTCGACCGGCTGCGACCAATCGAACCGCGGGTTGCGGCGCGGGATGCGGCCGTTGTAGAGAAACCACGAGTTGCCGTCGGCGTCAGCGTAGACGATGTTCATGAACAGCATTTGCATTGGCGCGAGCGCGGTGCGGAACTCGGCTTGGTTCTTCGCCCGCATCATGCCGAGGGCTTGCCGCATTGGCACCGCTTCGAACAGACCCGAGATCCGTGCGGCGAGCATCGTCCGGTCGTCTTCGCGCTGGACGATTGGGCCGTGATGCGTCTTGCGGAAGAGGTGGCGGCGATCTTCGAGGCCGGTCGACTTGCGGACGCGAATCGTTTCGGTCCACTCCTCCGCCTGGCGGTAGTCGTTGCCATACTCGTAGGCGAGCGGTTGCTGCGGATCGCTGAACTTCACCCGCCATAGGTCGGCGATGTCGGGGCGATTCGTGACGAGCGTCCAGCCGAGGCGATCGTTGTGGCCCATCGCCGGGGTGGGGCTACCGTAGAAGCCGGCGCCGATGAAGTTCCACGGGGCGCCGTCGACGCCCCCCTTGCTCTGGAGGTGCGACTCCATGAGCTGCGTGAAGCCGAACCACGGCATGTGGGGGCTCGCCATCAACAGCGGATGGCCGCTCGCGCTGCGGGCGCCGTTGACGACCCAGCCGTTCGAACCAGTGGCGGCCCAAATTTGCGGATTGCGGCGCGGCAGGAACTCGTCGGAGAGACCGGTGAAGCGGAACGAAAGCTCGAGCGCGACTTGCCGGAAGTACGCAAGGACGTGCCACGGTTCGAACCGCTCGATCATGCGCGGTTTGACTTCGGGATGCATCGCGAGGAAGTGGTTGATCCCCGCCACGAACGCCGCGTAGAGTCGCTGCGACTTGCGATCGAGCGCGGCGAAGTCGCGCTGGCTGCGGGGAACAATCTCGAACGCGCGGTTCAGCAGATCGGAGTTGATCCCCTGCGGACCGTGGACTTCGCTGTAGCGGCCGAGGGCGAGGATGTAGACGTCTTCGACTTGCCAGAAGTAATCCTCGGCCTGAACGTAGCCGTAACCGAAGATGGTCGCTTCGTCGTCGTCGCCAATGACGTGAGCGAGGCCGAACTCGTCGCGGTGGATGGTGACGTGCGGAGCAAGCTCGCCGGCGGTGGGGAGCGCGTCTGGTTCGGCGGCCGTGATGAATGCCGGGAATGCTTCAGCACAGAGCACACAGAGAGCACAGAGGAAAATGCGGAGAGTCGCGTGCATTTTCTTTTCTCTGTGGTTGGTTTTGAAGTGGAACGTTTGACGTTTGCGGAGCTGCTTTTTTGAACCGCCAAGGACGCCAAGAGCGCCAAGGAAATGCGGGGATTATTTTTGTATTCCCTTGGCGCTCTTGGCGTCCTTGGCGGTTAAGTCTTTGAACTTCAATGCACTAAACATGCGGTCGTACCAGCGTCCGGCCGTGCGTTTGGCCGGCGAGCATCTCTTCGACGGCGGCGGGGACTTGGCTGAGGGTGATCTCGCGGCGGAGGCGTTCCAAGTGTTCTAGTTTCCACTCCGTAGCGAGGCGCCGCCAGATCTCCAGGCGGGGCGTGCGGGGACATTTCGCGGAATCGATGCCGTAGAGGGTGACGCCGCGGAGGAGAAATGGGTAAACGGTGAGCGGCAGTTGGTCGCCCGCAACGAGCCCGCAGGCGGTGACGCAGCCGCGGTAGGCGGTGCTTCGCAGCAGCGTTGCCAGCACCTTGCCGCCAACGGTGTCGACGGCGGCGGCCCAGCGGCCTTTCAGAAGCGGGCGATCGGTGGCGTCGGCGACCTCGTCACGAGCGAGGATCGACGTGGCGCCGAGTTCGCGGAGGAGCGGCGTTTGTTCCGGTTTGCCGGTGACGGCGGCGATTGTGTAGCCGAGCTTCGCGAGGAGTGCGACCGCGAGCGAACCGACGCCGCCCGTGGCGCCAGTGACGACGATCTCGCCGTCTGCGGGCGTGATGCCGTGATTGACGATGCGCTCGACGCACTGAGCGGCGGTGAAGCCGGCGGTGCCGTAGGTCATTGCCTCTTCGGCGGTGAGCTCGGCGGGCAGGCGGACGACCCACGCGGCGGGGACGCGAATGAACGCGCTGTACCCGCCCCAGGCGGCGGAGCCGAGGTCGTAGCCTGTGACGAGGACCGGATCGCCGGGGCGAAAATCGGATGAGGTGGTTTCGACGACGCGGCCGGCGGCGTCGATCCCCGGCACGTGCGGCAGCGACCGGACGATCCCCTCGTGCGCGCGGCAGGCGAGTGCGTCTTTGTAGTTGAACGACGAGGCGCTCACTTGGATGAGGACGTCGCCCGGCGGGAGGTCGTCGATCGTGAGTTGCTCAACGCCGCACGCGACGGCGCCGGCGGCGTTGCGGCGGACCATGAGGCAGGGGAAGTGATTTTGTGACGACATCGGTAAACTGGCGGCGGTGCGCGGAGAGAGAGCGGCGAGCGCTATGACGGACGCTCGGCGAAGCGTGACTTGTCGTTATACAGCGCGACGGGTGCCATGTCGTCGCGGAGCGTCGCCATGTGGAACCATGGTGGAGCCTTTGCGAGGGTTCGGCATGCTCACGCCTTGCGGGGCGAGAGCATGGCGCATAGCGGTGCGTTCGGGCCATGTCGGTCGAGCCCCCGGTTTGAAGAACCGGGGGCTAATGAAATTGGATGAGCGGCAGGTATTTGGGGGTTGACGCGGCGGGGCGTTAGCGGGCGGCCCCGATTTCTTCGTGGGGATCGAAGAGCGTTTCAGCGGCGGGGAGCGTGTTGGCGGGGCCGACTGGTCGCTGAAGCGACTCAGTTCGATGGGTGGAGGCGGTGCGATGAGTGGGGGCAGGGTGGGAGGAACGGGGAGGAGTTGACGGCGTTGGGGGGGCGATCGGTGCGTCGTGGCGTGGGGAGCGGGAGGGGCGGGCGTGGCTTCTCACGGCCGTTTGATCGTGAAGCGTCAGCGCGGCGGCGCCGAGCGGTTCGGCGTCGGCGCTTGTGAACGCAGCGTCGACGGCGGCAAGCGTCGCGCCTGCGGCCGGGGCCATGACGGCGGCGGATTCCGCGGCGGGCGCTTGCTTGCCGAAGTTTCCTTTCCAGACGTCGAGGTCGAAGCCGTTCACGAGGCCGTTGCCGGTGCCGTCTGCGCCCGAGCCGTAGGGTTCGACGCGGGTGTTGAAGCTGCGCTGCCAGGCGAGTAAGTCGGCGCCGTCGACGACGCCGTCGCCTGTGTAGTCGCCGGATTGCGGGGTCGCGGATTCGCGGAGAACATACATTTCGACGCCGAAGCCGGTGAAGGTGCGCTCGCCGCCTACGAATGCCAAGTTGCCGTTAAGGTTGATGAGATTTTTCGTTTGTCGATTGCTCAACGAATAGACGTCCGTCAGAAGTTCTGCTTGCGACGAGGAGCTGTTGATGCGGTAGATCGCTTCTAGGTTGGCCAGTTGAGGTCGGGCGACGAAATAGAGCCAATCGCCGATGACGACGTATTGCGGAGTTTGGAAGGGGCTGAGGGGAAAAGAACTTAACGTACCAGGCGCGACGTCGGCGGCGAGTACCGTGCCGGCGGCCGTGCCGTCGCTTTTCCAGAGCTCGTTGCCGCTGGCCGGCGTCGTAGCGCTGAAGAAAAGCGTGCCGTTGAAGTTGAAGAGATTGAGCGGGCTGCTGTTCGTAGAGCCGGGAATGATGTCGAGGACTTCGAACGTTCCCTCTGGCGTGCCGTCGCTACGCCACAGCTCGCGGCCATGGTCGAGGGTGAGAGGCGTGAAGAACAACGTGCCGTTGACGTTCACCATACTCGTCGGAACGCCGCCGATGCTGGTTGGCTGCAGGTCGATGATGCGGCGGGCGCCTGCGGAGTCGGCGATCCAAAGTTCGTCGCCAGCGGCGACGTCGCGCATGAGGAAGAAGACTTTGTCGCCGACGACGGTCAGGCGAGCGGCGGTCGCGTCGATTGTGGCCTCGGCGAAGCTGGTGACTTGGACGGGCGTCGACTCGCCGGGGGCAAGCTTCCAGAGTTCGCGGCCCGTCGTCGGAGTGATGGCCGTGAAGTAGAGCGTACCGGCGGCGACGACGAAGTCTCCTGGCGACGATGAGGCCGCGCCTTGGTTGAGGTCTGCCGCGCGCATGGTTCCGGCGACGGTTCCATCGCTGCGCCAGAGTTCGGCGCCGCTGGAGTCGTTCGCTGCGTAATAGAGGACGCCGCCGACGTTCGTGAACTGACGCGGAAAGCTGCTGGAGGCGCCGGGATTGGCTTCGGCGACGAGGGTGGT
This sequence is a window from Lacipirellula parvula. Protein-coding genes within it:
- a CDS encoding YhdH/YhfP family quinone oxidoreductase; translation: MSSQNHFPCLMVRRNAAGAVACGVEQLTIDDLPPGDVLIQVSASSFNYKDALACRAHEGIVRSLPHVPGIDAAGRVVETTSSDFRPGDPVLVTGYDLGSAAWGGYSAFIRVPAAWVVRLPAELTAEEAMTYGTAGFTAAQCVERIVNHGITPADGEIVVTGATGGVGSLAVALLAKLGYTIAAVTGKPEQTPLLRELGATSILARDEVADATDRPLLKGRWAAAVDTVGGKVLATLLRSTAYRGCVTACGLVAGDQLPLTVYPFLLRGVTLYGIDSAKCPRTPRLEIWRRLATEWKLEHLERLRREITLSQVPAAVEEMLAGQTHGRTLVRPHV